A stretch of Gadus chalcogrammus isolate NIFS_2021 chromosome 9, NIFS_Gcha_1.0, whole genome shotgun sequence DNA encodes these proteins:
- the LOC130389500 gene encoding leucine-rich repeat-containing protein 10B translates to MGSSSSKAEEEAEEKEEAKEEDEETAEDIAERAEARHRKEEEEEGELPLGVDDMLDSGDPVLDLCYRKFKKLPCRVYTLMHLEKIYACGNRLRTLPERIANLQGLRTLALDFNKMEDVPPAVCQLVNLTCLYMGSNRLVCLPPEVRNLQKLRCLWIESNYFQYFPKQLYELPHLRSLQIGDNRMKKLPSDLVRMESLKGLWVYGNRFEEFPKVLLRMEGLEVLDLDKNKISNFPSLRRLPTLQLLSYDHNPVEGPPRVGEEVTLVGEGAAEAMQEREDKKERRRRAKEEAAEQLALAEEEERVIHGILKNSGASPGRVANEADGDGDAAADGEEAPEEEEEVEEEEEEEEESSPSERAGMEYDSTGLEYDEEGVEYETEELICEAEGLEYEGDALEYDRGRMDYEYEEREEVEGTGRQNGGR, encoded by the coding sequence ATGGGCAGCTCTTCCAgcaaggcagaggaggaggcggaggagaaggaggaggcgaaagaggaggatgaggagacggCAGAGGATATTGCAGAAAGGGCTGAAGCGAGgcacaggaaggaggaggaagaggaaggggagctgCCCCTAGGGGTCGACGATATGCTGGACAGCGGCGACCCCGTGCTGGACTTGTGCTACCGTAAATTCAAGAAGCTGCCCTGCCGGGTGTACACACTGATGCACCTGGAGAAGATCTACGCCTGCGGGAACCGCCTGAGGACCCTTCCGGAGCGCATCGCCAACCTGCAGGGCCTGCGCACCCTGGCGCTGGACTTCAACAAGATGGAGGACGTGCCCCCGGCCGTGTGCCAGCTGGTCAACCTCACCTGCCTCTACATGGGCAGCAACCGGCTGGTGTGCCTGCCGCCCGAGGTGCGCAACCTGCAGAAGCTGCGCTGCCTGTGGATCGAGAGCAACTACTTCCAGTACTTCCCCAAGCAGCTGTACGAGCTACCCCACCTGCGCTCGCTGCAGATCGGGGACAACCGCATGAAGAAGCTGCCCAGCGACCTGGTGCGCATGGAGTCCCTGAAGGGCCTGTGGGTGTACGGCAACCGCTTCGAGGAGTTCCCCAAGGTGCTGCTGCGCATGGAGGGCCTGGAGGTGCTGGACCTGGACAAGAACAAGATCTCCAACTTCCCCAGCCTGCGCCGTCTCCCCACCCTGCAGCTGCTCTCCTACGACCACAACCCCGTGGAGGGGCCTCCCCGGGTGGGCGAGGAGGTGACATtggtgggagagggggcggCCGAGGCCATGCAGGAGCGGGAGGACAAGAAGGAGCGGCGGAGGAGGGcgaaggaggaggcggcggagcaGCTGGcgctggcggaggaggaggagcgggtcaTCCACGGAATCCTGAAGAACAGCGGCGCCAGCCCCGGGCGTGTGGCGAACGAGGCCGACGGAGACGGGGACGCTGCCGCCGACGGAGAGGAGGCgccggaggaagaggaggaggtggaggaggaggaggaggaggaggaggagagcagcccGTCGGAGCGAGCGGGCATGGAGTACGACAGCACCGGGCTGGAGTACGacgaggagggggtggagtacGAGACGGAGGAGCTGATCTGCGAGGCGGAGGGTCTGGAGTACGAGGGGGACGCGCTGGAGTACGACAGGGGCCGGATGGACTATGAGTacgaggagcgggaggaggttGAGGGGACAGGGAGACAAAATGGAGGGCGCTAG